The following proteins come from a genomic window of Streptomyces sp. GS7:
- a CDS encoding TetR/AcrR family transcriptional regulator yields MPRTSGPETREKLIRAAEEIFAAQGVDGAQTRDIVALAGQSNPSAVQYHFGSRAGLLEAVMAGRLARTEAALAPLLAAAETAGPTLADLLGVLVTAEATELRTDRGRRCLRISAQLSHESGVRARIPHPTLAGTAYWRLICRVEEALAAAGLPEALRLERLDLALTLMGAAMADRATHYLKGAEPLTGEELFLADLAGTTEAFLRAAAPATTARRHPRSSP; encoded by the coding sequence ATGCCCAGAACATCGGGTCCCGAGACCCGGGAGAAGCTGATCCGCGCCGCCGAGGAGATCTTCGCGGCGCAGGGCGTGGACGGCGCCCAGACCCGTGACATCGTCGCGCTCGCCGGACAGAGCAATCCCTCGGCCGTGCAGTACCACTTCGGCTCCCGCGCCGGCCTGCTGGAGGCCGTGATGGCCGGGCGGCTGGCCCGTACGGAAGCGGCCCTGGCGCCACTGCTGGCCGCCGCGGAGACCGCCGGGCCGACGCTCGCCGACCTGCTCGGGGTGCTGGTCACCGCCGAGGCCACCGAGCTGCGCACCGACCGCGGGCGGCGCTGCCTGCGGATCTCCGCCCAGCTCAGCCACGAGAGCGGGGTGCGCGCCCGGATCCCGCATCCGACGCTGGCCGGAACCGCGTACTGGCGGCTGATCTGCCGGGTCGAGGAGGCGCTCGCCGCGGCCGGGCTGCCCGAGGCGCTGCGGCTGGAGCGGCTGGACCTCGCGCTCACGCTGATGGGCGCGGCGATGGCCGACCGGGCCACGCACTACCTCAAGGGCGCCGAACCCCTGACCGGAGAGGAGCTTTTCCTCGCCGATCTCGCCGGGACGACGGAAGCCTTCCTGCGCGCCGCCGCCCCCGCGACCACCGCGCGACGGCATCCAAGGAGTTCCCCATGA
- a CDS encoding DMT family transporter, whose product MTVILLALGAACCLGTGFVFQQIAAQHAPPQDYLSLRLLLDLVRMPRWVAGIALMVAGMALGAVALGMGDITLVEPLMATNLLFAMALARRISRQRLGRSGWAGLWLLGGGVTAFIVAGRPHGSRNSEVGQLAQWLIMGVVLGTALLLAAVAKRERVHVSLEAALLGVAAGLLYGLQDALTRISGQRFGSGGWGALLTSWQPYAIVVLGVLALVMVQSAFESAPLRMSLPALTAAQPLAGIACGVGFLGDQLRVTTGALAWEAAGIAAVVAGIVLIGSHPAMPPGAGKAARARELQPR is encoded by the coding sequence GTGACGGTGATTCTGCTCGCCCTTGGCGCGGCCTGCTGTCTGGGCACCGGATTTGTCTTCCAGCAGATCGCGGCACAGCACGCCCCACCGCAGGACTACCTCTCCCTGCGGCTGCTGCTCGACCTGGTGCGGATGCCGCGCTGGGTCGCCGGGATCGCGCTGATGGTGGCGGGGATGGCGCTGGGCGCGGTGGCGCTGGGCATGGGGGACATCACCCTCGTCGAGCCGCTGATGGCGACGAATCTGCTGTTCGCGATGGCGCTGGCCCGGCGGATCTCCCGGCAGCGGCTGGGCCGCAGCGGATGGGCCGGGCTGTGGCTGCTGGGCGGCGGGGTGACCGCGTTCATCGTGGCCGGGCGCCCGCACGGCAGCCGGAACAGCGAGGTCGGGCAGCTGGCGCAGTGGCTGATCATGGGTGTGGTGCTGGGCACCGCGCTGCTGCTGGCGGCCGTCGCCAAACGGGAGCGGGTGCATGTGAGCCTGGAGGCCGCGCTGCTGGGGGTCGCCGCCGGGCTGCTCTACGGGTTGCAGGACGCCCTGACCCGGATCAGCGGCCAGCGGTTCGGCTCCGGCGGCTGGGGCGCGCTGCTGACGAGCTGGCAGCCGTACGCGATCGTGGTGCTGGGGGTGCTGGCGCTGGTGATGGTGCAGAGCGCGTTCGAGTCCGCGCCGCTGCGGATGTCGCTGCCCGCGCTGACGGCTGCCCAGCCGCTGGCCGGGATCGCCTGCGGGGTGGGGTTCCTCGGCGACCAGCTGCGGGTGACGACCGGCGCGCTGGCCTGGGAGGCGGCCGGGATCGCGGCGGTGGTGGCGGGGATCGTGCTGATCGGGAGCCATCCGGCGATGCCGCCGGGGGCCGGGAAGGCCGCGCGCGCACGGGAGCTCCAGCCCCGCTGA
- a CDS encoding molybdopterin-dependent oxidoreductase — protein sequence MTQDPHPQPEPQPARESDGDADQRQGADGRGSPVGRRVVLGMLAAGAAGIAAAPLLQRAYDSTVGAAAQKDPTGLSGLLPAGGGFRYYSVTGSVPRKDERTYRLTVDGLVSRPATYRLADLRRLPQTRLVHDVQCVTGWRVPGTPFEGVRLGALLAAAGVHPQAEAVRFTCFDGSYTESLTLAQARRDDVLVALRMQDKPLGYDHGGPVRLYVAPMYFYKSAKWLSKITVTDRVEPGFWEERGYDVDAWVGRSNGRDDAPTT from the coding sequence GTGACACAGGACCCGCACCCGCAGCCCGAGCCGCAGCCGGCCCGCGAATCGGACGGCGACGCAGATCAGCGGCAGGGCGCGGACGGCCGCGGCAGCCCCGTCGGCCGCCGCGTCGTACTGGGCATGCTCGCGGCCGGCGCCGCCGGTATCGCCGCCGCACCGCTCCTCCAGCGCGCCTACGACAGCACCGTCGGCGCCGCCGCCCAGAAGGACCCCACCGGGCTGTCCGGCCTGCTGCCCGCCGGCGGTGGTTTCCGCTACTACTCGGTCACCGGCTCGGTCCCGCGCAAGGACGAGCGCACCTACCGCCTCACCGTCGACGGCCTGGTGAGCCGCCCCGCCACCTACCGCCTCGCCGACCTGCGCCGCCTGCCGCAGACCCGGCTCGTGCACGACGTCCAGTGCGTCACCGGCTGGCGGGTGCCTGGCACCCCCTTCGAGGGCGTACGCCTCGGCGCGCTGCTGGCCGCCGCCGGCGTCCACCCGCAGGCCGAGGCCGTCCGCTTCACCTGCTTCGACGGCTCCTACACCGAGTCGCTCACCCTCGCCCAGGCCCGCCGCGACGACGTCCTGGTGGCCCTGCGGATGCAGGACAAGCCCCTCGGCTACGACCACGGCGGCCCGGTCCGCCTCTATGTCGCCCCCATGTACTTCTACAAGTCGGCGAAATGGCTGTCGAAGATCACCGTCACCGACCGGGTGGAGCCGGGTTTCTGGGAGGAGCGCGGCTATGACGTCGACGCCTGGGTCGGCCGCTCGAACGGACGCGACGATGCCCCGACGACCTGA
- a CDS encoding cytochrome b/b6 domain-containing protein, whose amino-acid sequence MPRRPDGGAAGAPSGRIARFTPAERWVHRTTATLMSVCVLTAGCLYLPFLAELVGRRALMVTVHEWAGILLPVPLLLGLASRALRADLTRLNRYGPHDRRWLRAALRRRKGRRPAGKFNAGQKLYAAWIAGAVLVMLATGLLMWFPHLAPLLWRTGATFVHDWLALAVVVAISGHVWKAYGDPEARRGMRTGAVDAGWAEREHPLWRAPGTGGSPAE is encoded by the coding sequence ATGCCCCGACGACCTGACGGCGGCGCGGCCGGCGCTCCGTCCGGCCGGATCGCCCGCTTCACCCCCGCCGAACGCTGGGTGCACCGCACCACCGCCACCCTCATGTCCGTCTGCGTCCTGACTGCGGGCTGTCTCTACCTCCCCTTCCTCGCCGAACTCGTCGGCCGCCGCGCCCTCATGGTCACCGTCCACGAGTGGGCCGGCATCCTGCTGCCGGTCCCGCTGCTGCTCGGCCTGGCCTCCCGCGCGCTGCGCGCCGACCTCACCCGCCTCAACCGCTACGGCCCGCACGACCGCCGCTGGCTGCGCGCCGCGCTCCGCCGCCGCAAGGGCCGCCGCCCGGCCGGCAAGTTCAACGCCGGCCAGAAGCTCTACGCCGCCTGGATCGCGGGCGCCGTGCTCGTCATGCTCGCCACCGGCCTGCTGATGTGGTTCCCGCACCTCGCCCCGCTCCTCTGGCGCACCGGGGCCACCTTCGTCCACGACTGGCTCGCCCTCGCCGTGGTCGTGGCGATCTCCGGCCACGTCTGGAAGGCGTACGGCGATCCGGAGGCGCGGCGCGGGATGCGGACGGGGGCGGTCGACGCGGGCTGGGCGGAACGCGAACATCCGCTCTGGCGGGCGCCTGGCACCGGCGGTTCCCCCGCCGAGTAG
- a CDS encoding winged helix-turn-helix domain-containing protein: MDARSLRALAHPLRMRILELLRLDGPDTATGLSRRLGENTGTVSWHLRHLADHDFIEEEAGRGTRRERWWRAAAVSHQLNTTDFRDDPDARGPLSVYVHEIVQQHFHRVAGYLAEDWAPEWRDAGEIAQWSDLRLTPDQLAALNREVADVVERYRAASGQPAPENRPVVVQLQSFPREERTPREERTDRPDR; encoded by the coding sequence ATGGACGCCCGCAGTCTGCGCGCGCTGGCGCATCCGCTGCGGATGCGCATCCTGGAGCTGCTGCGGCTGGACGGCCCGGACACCGCCACCGGCCTCTCCCGCCGGCTCGGCGAGAACACCGGGACGGTCAGCTGGCATCTGCGCCATCTGGCCGACCACGACTTCATCGAGGAGGAGGCCGGCCGTGGCACCCGCCGCGAGCGCTGGTGGCGGGCCGCCGCCGTCTCCCACCAGCTCAACACCACCGATTTCCGCGACGATCCGGACGCCCGCGGCCCGCTCTCCGTCTACGTCCACGAAATCGTCCAGCAGCACTTCCACCGGGTCGCCGGCTATCTCGCCGAGGACTGGGCCCCGGAGTGGCGGGACGCGGGCGAGATCGCGCAGTGGTCCGACCTCCGCCTGACGCCGGATCAACTCGCCGCGTTGAACCGTGAGGTGGCGGACGTCGTGGAGCGGTACCGGGCCGCCTCCGGGCAGCCCGCCCCGGAGAACCGGCCGGTCGTCGTCCAGCTCCAGTCCTTCCCCCGAGAGGAGCGCACCCCCCGCGAGGAGCGCACCGATCGGCCCGACCGGTGA
- a CDS encoding MFS transporter, whose translation MTGLLHRHRDFRLLWCGETAGKFGSAVTRVTMPLIAVATLRADTFAVALLSACGWLPWLLIGLPVGVWVDRLPRRPLMLGAAAVPAVLFAAVPLIARSGGLGLGLLIAVALLTGAAAVLFQTAYSAYLPTLLDPADQPEGNAKLHGSASAAQLAGQSAGGLLVQLAGAAGGLLAPAATHLLSLLCLLGIRHREPRPDAGQRAPRSLVAEVCEGLRLVAGDVWFRTLTLFGAASNLALMGYQSILPVFLVREVGLSPGTVGILLAVAGTGGVAGAFAVRRTAARIGTARATLLFELALPTVALLIPLTTGGPGVLLYVVGGFGVSAGVVAGNVLKAGFQQGYCPPALLGRLTAGSAFLSYGTLPLGALLGGALGAGLGVRTALWITTAGVPLAALILLASPVRTARDLPTRRTGPADGRGAPEPRRGAGLR comes from the coding sequence GTGACCGGCCTGCTCCACCGCCACCGCGACTTCCGGCTGCTGTGGTGCGGCGAGACCGCCGGCAAGTTCGGGTCCGCGGTCACCCGGGTGACCATGCCGCTGATCGCCGTCGCCACGCTGCGCGCCGACACCTTCGCGGTCGCCCTGCTCAGCGCCTGCGGCTGGCTGCCCTGGCTGCTGATCGGGCTCCCGGTCGGGGTGTGGGTGGACCGGCTGCCCCGCCGCCCCCTGATGCTGGGCGCCGCCGCGGTCCCGGCGGTGCTGTTCGCCGCCGTCCCGCTCATCGCCCGGTCCGGCGGCCTCGGCCTCGGCCTGCTGATCGCGGTGGCTCTGCTCACCGGCGCCGCGGCGGTGCTCTTCCAGACCGCGTACAGCGCCTATCTGCCCACCCTCCTCGACCCGGCCGACCAGCCGGAGGGCAACGCCAAGCTGCACGGCAGCGCATCGGCGGCGCAGCTCGCCGGACAGAGCGCGGGCGGCCTCCTCGTCCAACTCGCGGGCGCCGCCGGCGGGTTGCTCGCCCCCGCGGCCACCCATCTGCTCTCCCTGCTCTGCCTGCTCGGCATCCGGCACCGCGAACCGCGCCCGGACGCCGGGCAGCGCGCCCCGCGCTCGCTGGTCGCGGAGGTCTGCGAGGGGCTGCGGCTGGTGGCCGGCGACGTCTGGTTCCGTACGCTGACGCTCTTCGGCGCCGCCTCCAACCTCGCCCTGATGGGGTATCAGTCCATCCTGCCGGTCTTCCTGGTCCGCGAGGTGGGGCTGTCGCCGGGGACCGTCGGCATCCTGCTCGCCGTGGCCGGTACGGGCGGGGTTGCGGGTGCTTTCGCGGTCCGCCGGACCGCCGCCCGCATCGGCACCGCCCGCGCCACCCTGCTCTTCGAACTCGCCCTGCCCACCGTGGCGTTGCTGATCCCGCTCACCACCGGCGGACCCGGTGTGCTGCTGTACGTCGTGGGCGGGTTCGGGGTCAGTGCGGGAGTCGTGGCCGGCAACGTGCTCAAGGCGGGCTTCCAGCAGGGCTACTGCCCGCCCGCGCTGCTCGGCCGGCTGACCGCCGGCAGTGCGTTCCTCAGCTACGGGACGCTGCCGCTCGGCGCGCTGCTCGGCGGTGCGCTCGGTGCCGGGCTGGGCGTCCGCACGGCCCTGTGGATCACGACCGCCGGGGTCCCGCTGGCCGCCCTGATCCTGCTCGCCTCACCGGTCCGCACCGCCCGCGACCTGCCGACCCGCCGTACCGGGCCGGCGGACGGGCGCGGCGCGCCGGAGCCGCGCCGCGGCGCCGGACTCCGCTGA
- a CDS encoding sensor histidine kinase, which translates to MTDFLVIVALAALGAAAVGLLAAPAVRALRRRSVALSLFAVAALAVAAMAAGTVAVAQAMFLSGHDLGVVMAVVAVSGVVSLAAALLFGRRIAAGSRELARSARTVGSEGGFVAPGEPPTAELAALSRALEETSGRLAEARERERALDASRRELIAGISHDLRTPLAGLRAMAEALEDGVAEDTARYHARMRIEVDRLAAMVDDLFELSRIQAGALALTLSRVSVYDLVDDALAGARPLARASGVRLVDGGVVPLPVRVDAQQITRVLGNLLVNAIRATPEDGTVAVSAYRAEGRVVLAVEDGCGGIPAADLTRVFDTGWRGGPARTPRADGGGGAGLGLAIVRGIAEAHEGRATVRNTGAGCRFEVELPEAGPARTG; encoded by the coding sequence ATGACGGACTTTCTGGTCATCGTGGCGCTGGCGGCGCTCGGTGCGGCGGCGGTGGGTCTGCTGGCCGCGCCCGCGGTACGGGCGCTGCGGCGGCGGTCGGTGGCGCTGTCGCTGTTCGCGGTGGCGGCCCTGGCGGTGGCCGCGATGGCGGCCGGCACGGTGGCGGTGGCCCAGGCGATGTTCCTGTCCGGGCACGACCTGGGCGTGGTGATGGCCGTGGTGGCCGTCTCCGGAGTCGTCTCGCTGGCCGCCGCGCTGCTGTTCGGGCGGCGGATCGCGGCGGGCAGCCGGGAGCTGGCCCGGTCCGCGCGGACGGTCGGCAGCGAGGGCGGTTTCGTGGCGCCCGGCGAGCCGCCGACCGCCGAACTCGCCGCGTTGTCTCGGGCGTTGGAGGAAACCAGCGGACGGCTGGCCGAGGCCCGGGAGCGCGAGCGGGCGCTGGACGCCTCGCGCCGTGAGCTGATCGCCGGGATCTCGCACGACCTCCGCACCCCGCTCGCCGGGCTGCGGGCGATGGCCGAGGCGCTGGAGGACGGGGTCGCCGAGGACACCGCCCGCTATCACGCGCGGATGCGGATCGAGGTGGACCGGCTGGCCGCGATGGTCGACGACCTCTTCGAGCTGTCCCGCATTCAGGCCGGGGCGCTGGCGCTGACGTTGTCGCGGGTGTCGGTGTACGACCTGGTGGACGACGCGCTGGCGGGCGCCCGGCCGCTGGCGCGGGCGAGCGGGGTGCGGCTGGTGGACGGCGGGGTGGTGCCGCTGCCGGTGCGGGTGGACGCCCAGCAGATCACCCGCGTGCTGGGCAATCTGCTGGTCAACGCGATCCGGGCGACGCCGGAGGACGGCACGGTCGCGGTCAGCGCGTACCGCGCCGAGGGGCGGGTGGTGCTCGCGGTGGAGGACGGCTGCGGCGGGATTCCGGCGGCGGACCTCACCCGGGTGTTCGACACGGGCTGGCGCGGCGGACCGGCGCGCACCCCACGGGCGGACGGCGGGGGCGGCGCGGGACTGGGGCTCGCGATCGTCCGCGGGATCGCCGAGGCGCACGAGGGCCGGGCCACGGTGCGCAATACGGGAGCCGGGTGCCGGTTCGAGGTGGAGCTGCCGGAGGCCGGGCCGGCGCGTACGGGGTGA
- a CDS encoding response regulator transcription factor, with protein MRPTTPPTPPPGPAQGPVPGPPRRVLVVEDDPTVAEVVTGYLSRAGYTTAHAADGFTALERAADFRPHLVVLDLMLPGIDGLEVCRRLRQSGEGPAVPVVMLTARGEEADRILGLELGADDYVTKPFSPRELVLRIGSVLRRAEAAPPAAAPAAVLRAGDLTADPGGRRAHRAGRELSLTAREFDLLVFLMRHPGRVFSREQLLQRVWGWEFGDLSTVTVHVRRLREKIEADPAAPRLVTTVWGAGYRFDPGGGEVIMAGEVATHDAAPGGGESRA; from the coding sequence GTGCGCCCCACAACCCCGCCCACTCCCCCGCCCGGTCCCGCCCAGGGGCCCGTACCGGGGCCGCCGCGCCGTGTCCTGGTCGTCGAGGACGACCCGACCGTCGCCGAGGTCGTCACCGGCTATCTCTCCCGCGCCGGCTACACCACCGCGCATGCCGCCGACGGGTTCACCGCCCTGGAGCGCGCCGCGGACTTCCGCCCGCATCTCGTCGTCCTGGATCTGATGCTGCCGGGCATCGACGGCCTGGAGGTCTGCCGCCGGCTGCGGCAGTCCGGCGAGGGCCCGGCGGTCCCGGTGGTGATGCTGACCGCGCGCGGCGAGGAGGCGGACCGGATCCTCGGGCTGGAGCTGGGCGCGGACGACTATGTGACCAAGCCGTTCAGCCCGCGGGAGCTGGTGCTGCGGATCGGGTCGGTGCTGCGCCGGGCCGAGGCGGCGCCGCCGGCCGCCGCGCCCGCGGCCGTACTGCGTGCCGGGGACCTGACCGCCGACCCCGGTGGCCGGCGGGCCCACCGCGCGGGCCGGGAACTCTCCCTCACGGCACGGGAGTTCGACCTGCTGGTGTTCCTGATGCGGCACCCGGGGCGGGTCTTCTCCCGGGAGCAGCTGCTGCAGCGCGTCTGGGGCTGGGAGTTCGGCGATCTGTCGACCGTGACGGTGCATGTGCGGCGGCTGCGGGAGAAGATCGAGGCGGATCCGGCGGCACCGCGGCTGGTGACGACGGTGTGGGGCGCCGGGTACCGCTTCGACCCCGGCGGCGGCGAGGTGATCATGGCGGGCGAGGTGGCGACGCACGATGCGGCGCCCGGGGGCGGCGAGTCGCGGGCATGA
- a CDS encoding (2Fe-2S) ferredoxin domain-containing protein, protein MIDKRAGRAAGATASQCRVTVCRGCCCGDGAKLPGVDHAGQIPRLRAALDGAAPVRASDCLDVCDQANVVVVQPSAAGRAAGGRPVWLGLVNDDDALADIAAWIRAGGPGIAEPPGVLDLYAITVSRRVREGLDGQGA, encoded by the coding sequence ATGATCGACAAGCGTGCCGGGAGGGCGGCCGGTGCCACCGCGAGCCAGTGCCGGGTCACCGTCTGCCGCGGCTGCTGCTGCGGGGACGGGGCGAAGCTCCCGGGGGTGGACCACGCCGGGCAGATACCGCGGCTGCGGGCCGCGCTCGACGGCGCGGCGCCGGTGCGCGCCTCGGACTGCCTGGACGTCTGCGACCAGGCGAACGTGGTCGTGGTGCAGCCGTCGGCGGCGGGCCGGGCCGCGGGCGGCCGGCCGGTGTGGCTGGGTCTGGTCAACGACGACGACGCGCTGGCGGACATCGCCGCCTGGATACGGGCCGGCGGGCCGGGGATCGCGGAGCCGCCCGGGGTGCTCGACCTGTACGCGATCACCGTGTCGCGGCGGGTGCGGGAGGGCCTGGACGGCCAGGGGGCCTGA
- a CDS encoding cytochrome P450, with amino-acid sequence MSLTNSASRPGPGPRTEIPGPAGLPVIGSLLDLRRDSLGAFLRAQREHGDVVRLEAGPPGLRSVFLAVFAPEGVQQILASQAANFRKDHPLYEEVRQAFGNGLLTSQDDDYLRQRRLVQPLFTKRRVDGYASAVTTEAQAVAARWQSAGDTVDLVPEMNRLALRTVARILFGLDVEAAVEATDRCLPVINDYVVSRAYNPLKMPRDWPTPRNLRARGVTAELNALCDRIIAERRTAAGKGGPAATPETDDLLTLLAAAGNEQDGTLDATEVREQVLIFLLAGHETTATSMAFTLHLLARHPEEQSRIRDEIRRVLGEGTPTAADLDRLPLLTRAFKESMRLYPAAPVVSRRAVAATEIAGFAVPAGADVVVAPWVTHRHPALWEDPERFDPDRFTPEREAGRHRYAWFPFGGGPRACIGQHFSMLESVLALATLLRCHELTAVDQDVPVAAGVTLQATGPARVRLRPA; translated from the coding sequence ATGTCCCTGACCAACTCCGCCTCCCGCCCCGGACCCGGACCCCGCACCGAGATCCCCGGCCCCGCCGGCCTCCCCGTCATCGGCTCCCTGCTCGACCTGCGCCGCGACTCCCTCGGCGCCTTCTTAAGAGCCCAGCGCGAGCACGGCGACGTGGTCCGCCTGGAGGCCGGCCCGCCCGGACTCCGCAGCGTCTTCCTCGCGGTCTTCGCCCCCGAGGGCGTCCAGCAGATCCTCGCCTCCCAGGCCGCCAACTTCCGCAAGGACCACCCGCTCTACGAGGAGGTCCGCCAGGCGTTCGGCAACGGCCTGCTCACCAGCCAGGACGACGACTACCTCCGCCAGCGCCGGCTGGTGCAGCCGCTGTTCACCAAGCGCCGGGTCGACGGCTACGCCTCGGCCGTCACCACCGAGGCCCAAGCGGTCGCCGCCCGCTGGCAGTCGGCCGGCGACACGGTCGACCTGGTCCCCGAGATGAACCGGCTGGCCCTGCGCACCGTCGCCCGGATCCTCTTCGGCCTGGACGTGGAGGCGGCCGTCGAGGCCACCGACCGCTGTCTCCCGGTCATCAACGACTACGTCGTCAGCCGCGCCTACAACCCCCTGAAGATGCCCCGGGACTGGCCCACCCCCAGGAACCTCCGGGCGCGCGGCGTCACCGCCGAGCTGAACGCCCTGTGCGACCGCATCATCGCCGAACGCCGCACGGCGGCCGGCAAGGGCGGCCCCGCGGCCACCCCGGAAACCGACGACCTGCTGACCCTGCTGGCCGCCGCCGGCAACGAGCAGGACGGCACCCTCGACGCCACCGAGGTCCGCGAACAGGTGCTGATCTTCCTCCTCGCGGGCCACGAAACCACCGCCACCTCCATGGCGTTCACCCTGCACCTCCTCGCCCGGCACCCCGAGGAGCAGTCCCGGATCCGCGACGAGATCCGCCGGGTCCTCGGCGAGGGCACCCCCACCGCCGCCGACCTGGACCGACTCCCGCTCCTGACCCGGGCGTTCAAGGAGTCCATGCGGCTCTACCCGGCGGCCCCGGTCGTCAGCCGCCGGGCGGTGGCGGCCACCGAGATCGCCGGCTTCGCCGTCCCGGCCGGCGCCGACGTCGTCGTCGCCCCCTGGGTCACCCATCGCCACCCGGCGCTCTGGGAGGACCCGGAGCGCTTCGACCCGGACCGCTTCACCCCCGAACGCGAGGCCGGCCGGCACCGCTACGCCTGGTTCCCCTTCGGCGGCGGCCCGCGCGCCTGCATCGGCCAGCACTTCTCCATGCTGGAGTCGGTACTGGCCCTGGCCACCCTGCTCCGCTGCCACGAGCTGACCGCCGTCGACCAGGACGTCCCGGTCGCCGCCGGGGTCACCCTCCAGGCCACCGGCCCGGCGCGCGTCCGCCTCCGCCCCGCCTGA
- a CDS encoding ABC-F family ATP-binding cassette domain-containing protein yields MPKPPAYSSAATSIVCTGLDFAWPDGTPVLTDFHLAVGPGRTGLIGLNGSGKSTLLKLIAGELTPTAGGVRAVGEVGYLPQHAPLDTRLRVDQALGIDRVRAALHAIEAGDASEEHFDAVGDDWDVEERAHATLDQLGLSGIGLDRTIGEVSGGESVLLRLAALLLARPDVLLLDEPTNNLDHTARRRLHDAVAAWSGVLLVVSHDRELLERVDRIADLRVTRGAARSASAEGGGGRRVGIHWYGGNFTAYEAALAAEQEAAERMVRVAEADVARQKRELADAHVKLARRVRYGNKMSAQKREPKIVMNARKREAQVAAGKHRIMHTERLKEARERLDDAAEAVRDDDEIRVDLPHTAVPPGRDVLTLRGLHTRYGTRADLEVRGPERIALTGRNGSGKTTLLRTLTGELPPAEGTAEVHVPHRFLPQHLDEVLDNDLTVVENVARYAPDATDNRIRARLARFLFKGARADQQTGTLSGGERFRASLAALMLAEPSPQLLLLDEPTNNLDMSSVRRLVTALHSYEGALLVVSHDPRFLHELSPTRWLTVDSGHLTDTAPL; encoded by the coding sequence ATGCCAAAGCCCCCCGCTTACTCCTCCGCCGCGACGTCCATCGTCTGCACCGGCCTCGACTTCGCCTGGCCCGACGGCACCCCCGTCCTCACGGACTTCCACCTCGCCGTCGGCCCCGGCCGTACGGGCCTGATCGGCCTCAACGGATCGGGGAAGTCCACCCTGTTGAAGCTGATCGCCGGCGAACTGACCCCCACCGCGGGCGGCGTCCGGGCCGTCGGCGAGGTCGGCTACCTCCCGCAGCACGCCCCGCTCGACACCCGCCTCCGCGTCGACCAGGCCCTCGGTATCGACAGGGTCCGCGCCGCGCTGCACGCCATCGAGGCCGGTGACGCGAGCGAGGAGCACTTCGACGCCGTCGGCGACGACTGGGACGTGGAGGAACGCGCCCACGCCACCCTCGACCAGCTCGGCCTGTCCGGGATCGGCCTCGACCGCACCATCGGCGAGGTCTCCGGCGGCGAGTCGGTCCTGCTCCGGCTGGCCGCCCTGCTCCTTGCCCGCCCGGACGTGCTGCTCCTCGACGAGCCCACCAACAACCTCGACCACACCGCGCGCCGCCGCCTCCACGACGCGGTCGCCGCCTGGTCCGGAGTCCTCCTCGTGGTCAGCCACGACCGCGAACTCCTCGAACGCGTCGACCGGATCGCCGACCTCCGGGTGACGAGAGGGGCGGCGCGCAGCGCCTCGGCCGAGGGTGGTGGTGGGCGACGGGTGGGCATCCACTGGTACGGCGGCAACTTCACCGCGTACGAAGCGGCCCTGGCCGCCGAACAGGAGGCGGCCGAGCGGATGGTGCGGGTCGCCGAGGCCGACGTCGCCCGCCAGAAGCGCGAACTGGCCGACGCCCACGTCAAGTTGGCCCGCCGGGTCCGCTACGGCAACAAGATGTCCGCCCAGAAGCGCGAACCCAAGATCGTCATGAACGCACGCAAGCGCGAGGCCCAGGTCGCCGCAGGCAAGCACCGCATCATGCACACCGAGCGCCTCAAGGAGGCCAGAGAACGCCTGGACGACGCCGCCGAGGCGGTCCGCGACGACGACGAGATCCGCGTCGACCTCCCGCACACCGCGGTCCCGCCGGGCCGCGACGTCCTCACCCTCCGCGGCCTGCACACCCGTTACGGCACCCGCGCCGACCTGGAGGTCCGCGGTCCCGAGCGCATCGCCCTGACGGGCCGCAACGGCTCCGGCAAGACCACCCTGCTGCGCACCCTCACCGGCGAACTCCCGCCCGCCGAAGGCACCGCGGAGGTCCACGTCCCGCACCGCTTCCTCCCGCAGCACCTCGACGAGGTACTCGACAACGACCTCACCGTCGTCGAGAACGTCGCCCGCTACGCCCCGGACGCCACCGACAACCGCATCCGCGCCCGCCTCGCCCGCTTCCTGTTCAAGGGCGCCCGCGCCGACCAGCAGACCGGCACCCTCTCCGGCGGCGAACGCTTCCGGGCCTCACTCGCGGCCCTGATGCTCGCCGAACCGTCCCCCCAGCTCCTCCTCCTCGACGAACCGACCAACAACCTCGACATGTCCTCCGTCCGCCGCCTCGTCACCGCCCTCCACTCCTACGAGGGCGCCCTCCTCGTCGTCAGCCACGACCCCCGCTTCCTGCACGAGCTGTCGCCCACCCGCTGGCTGACCGTCGACTCCGGCCACCTCACCGACACCGCACCGCTCTAG